The following coding sequences lie in one Miscanthus floridulus cultivar M001 chromosome 9, ASM1932011v1, whole genome shotgun sequence genomic window:
- the LOC136483383 gene encoding PRA1 family protein B2-like has translation MAAASPPILPTTVVPAAAPSPAPTALSSADATDTNPAAIRAFLSRLLDTTRRALSGARPWSELADRSALSRPDSLAEATSRLRKNLAYFRVNYAAVTALCLAAALLAHPFSLAALLVLLAAWCLLYVLRPADAPPVAAFGRTFSDREVLGGLVAASAFVVFLTSVGSLIFSALALGAAVVCAHGACRVPEDLFLDEVVDQGAGGAGNPLLSFIASATGGRV, from the coding sequence ATGGCCGCGGCCTCGCCTCCGATCCTCCCCACCACGGTGGTCCCGGCCGCCGCACCATCCCCCGCGCCCACGGCCCTCTCCTCTGCGGACGCCACCGACACCAACCCAGCGGCGATCCGGGCGTTCCTCTCGCGCCTCCTCGACACCACCCGTCGCGCGCTCTCCGGCGCGCGGCCCTGGTCCGAGCTGGCGGACCGCTCAGCTCTCTCCCGCCCAGACTCCCTCGCGGAGGCCACGTCCCGCCTCCGCAAGAACCTGGCCTACTTCCGCGTCAACTACGCCGCGGTCACCGCGCTGTGCCTGGCCGCGGCGTTGCTGGCGCACCCGTTCTCGCTGGCCGCGCTGCTGGTGCTGCTCGCCGCCTGGTGCCTCCTCTACGTGCTCCGCCCCGCCGACGCGCCGCCCGTCGCCGCGTTCGGCCGCACCTTCTCTGACCGCGAGGTGCTCGGCGGGCTCGTCGCCGCGTCCGCCTTCGTCGTCTTCCTCACGTCGGTCGGGTCGCTCATCTTCTCCGCGCTGGCACTGGGTGCGGCCGTCGTCTGTGCCCACGGCGCCTGCCGCGTGCCTGAGGACCTGTTCCTCGATGAGGTTGTTGACCAGGGTGCTGGTGGCGCTGGTAACCCGCTGCTGTCGTTCATCGCCTCCGCCACCGGGGGCCGTGTCTGA
- the LOC136483384 gene encoding uncharacterized protein, whose amino-acid sequence MPCLNVSTNVNLEGVDTSAILAEASKSVANIIGKPEAYVMVVLKGSVPMAFGGTQEPAAYGELVSIGGLNPDVNKKLSAGIASILESKLSVPKSRFYLKFYDSKRSDFGWNGSTF is encoded by the exons ATGCCGTGCCTGAACGTGTCGACCAACGTGAACCTGGAGGGGGTGGACACCTCCGCCATCCTCGCCGAAGCCTCCAAGTCCGTCGCCAATATCATCGGCAAGCCAGAGGCT TACGTGATGGTTGTTCTCAAGGGTTCGGTGCCTATGGCATTTGGAGGTACCCAGGAGCCTGCAGCTTACGGTGAGCTAGTTTCCATCGGAGGCCTGAACCCTGATGTGAATAAGAAGCTTAGTGCTGGCATTGCTTCTATCCTGGAGTCAAAGCTGTCCGTGCCCAAGTCGCGCTTCTACCTCAAGTTCTATGACTCAAAG CGCTCGGACTTTGGTTGGAACGGCTCCACCTTCTAG
- the LOC136479193 gene encoding protein DETOXIFICATION 44, chloroplastic-like, with product MQGDWPAIYLDSPMRIPAEQFLTFRAYGAPPIVIALAAQGAFRGLMDTKTPLYAVGVGNLVNVILDAILVFPLGLGVRGAALATVTSEYVIACILLWKLNSKVVIFSRNVIGGGIIRYLKSGGLLIGRTIAVLLTMTLSTSLAAREGPVPMSGHQLCLQVWLTISLLNDALALAGQALLANEYAKGNYKQARLVLYRVLQIGGVTGVALAVVLFFGFGSFCVLFTSDPAVLDIAKSGVWFVTVSQPINAIAFVIDGLYYGVSDFTYAAYSMFFVGAVSSAFLLAAAPKLGLGGVWSGLVLFMSLRAAAGFWRLGSKGGPWKHIWSDTKLINDKK from the exons ATGCAAGGCGATTGGCCAGCAATATACCTC GATTCTCCAATGCGAATACCAGCTGAGCAATTTCTTACATTTAGGGCATATGGTGCTCCACCGATCGTGATAGCACTTGCTGCACAGGGTGCATTTCGTGGGCTCATGGATACGAAAACACCTTTATATGCTGTGG GTGTTGGCAACCTGGTAAACGTCATACTTGacgccatacttgtttttccacTTGGTTTAGGAGTTAGAGGTGCTGCCTTGGCAACAGTGACATCAGA GTATGTGATTGCTTGCATCCTCCTCTGGAAGCTGAATAGTAAAGTAGTAATCTTTTCCCGAAATGTAATTGGTGGTGGAATCATACGTTATCTAAAATCAG GTGGACTTCTGATTGGCAGGACTATTGCAGTACTCCTGACCATGACACTGTCGACATCGCTGGCTGCAAGAGAAGGGCCTGTTCCAATGTCCGGCCATCAGTTGTGCTTGCAAGTGTGGCTGACAATTTCTCTGCTCAATGATGCACTAGCTCTTGCTGGGCAG GCTCTACTTGCGAATGAATATGCAAAAGGGAATTACAAGCAGGCTCGTTTGGTTTTATACAGAGTTCTGCAG ATTGGAGGTGTAACTGGAGTTGCACTGGCTGTGGTTCTGTTCTTTGGGTTTGGGTCCTTCTGTGTGCTGTTCACAAGTGATCCGGCAGTTTTAGACATTGCCAAATCTGGAGTCTGG TTTGTCACTGTTTCTCAGCCGATAAATGCTATTGCGTTTGTGATCGACGGGCTGTACTATGGCGTGTCTGACTTCACCTATGCTGCATACTCTATG TTCTTTGTTGGGGCTGTTTCATCGGCATTCCTACTTGCTGCTGCTCCTAAGCTTGGTCTTGGTGGTGTTTGGTCTGGTCTAGTTCTTTTTATGAGCTTGAGAGCAGCGGCTGGATTTTGGAG GTTAGGGAGCAAAGGTGGACCATGGAAGCACATCTGGTCAGATACTAAACTGATAAATGACAAGAAATGA
- the LOC136483382 gene encoding uncharacterized protein codes for MGNPDPSEIIEKETQRIPFKSGITSPNRWPNTFKNWPFPPITGWHNWYRRMLEKSSSHWESQDISHCLELSLAETPRNDSLLIAASHFWSDTINAFIFGHGIMTITLADVFMMTGLNVSLPVYPYKYKSKSNQRAVSSGCGWVKHIQNYMNASGTVSDKELKAFMNMWLCRFIFCGKSNEPTLNHMVMAEDLAAGTQIPLGKYLLGSVFHMMHQITLQMRQGREISCVNGPWWLVQMWLQLYMHQITSVSLFNLSFPSVNYAEGSTAKVKACQTYGEAASSISIDIDIGHLFKLFFKGFGNVL; via the coding sequence atgggaaatcctgacccttctgaaattattgagaaggaaacccaaagaattcctttcaagtctgggattacctcaccaaaccgatggccaaacacgttcaagaattggccatttcccccaatcaccggatggcataactggtacaggagaatgctggagaaaagcagcagccactgggaaagtcaggacatcagtcattgtctagaattatctttagcagagacacccaggaatgattcccttttgatagcagcttctcatttttggtctgacactatcaatgcctttatctttggtcacggtattatgaccatcactctagccgacgtattcatgatgaccggcttgaatgtgtcattaccagtatatccctataagtacaagagcaaaagtaatcaaagagccgtcagctctggatgtggatgggtcaaacatattcagaactacatgaatgcatctggcaccgtctctgacaaagagttgaaagccttcatgaatatgtggctatgcagattcatcttctgtggaaaatccaatgaaccaaccctgaatcacatggtcatggctgaagacttagctgcaggcactcagatcccactaggcaaatatctcttagggtctgtttttcatatgatgcatcagatcactcttcagatgcgccaaggtagagaaatctcttgtgtgaatggtccctggtggctagttcaaatgtggcttcagctatatatgcatcagataacctctgtgagcctcttcaatctaagttttccttcagttaactatgctgaaggtagtacagcaaaggttaaggcttgtcagacttatggggaagcagcatcatctataagcattgacatagacatcggtcatctcttcaagctgttttttaaaggattcggcaatgtgctctag